Proteins encoded within one genomic window of Ranitomeya variabilis isolate aRanVar5 chromosome 4, aRanVar5.hap1, whole genome shotgun sequence:
- the LOC143768925 gene encoding uncharacterized protein LOC143768925, protein MSSSDSSSGEEFRPGQSEVEHVLSESSSTMAETGQEQRSQGPVEKWQRVSQREDDLIENDLLITLVQERVSLWDTRDPLHSNNITIRRLWNEVAQAMWDGWDNAPTRVRAAFGKYCTAV, encoded by the exons atgtcttcttcggattcttcatctggtgaggagtttcggccaggacagtcggaagtggagcatgtcctcagtgag agctcttctactatggctgagacagggcaggagcagcggagtcaaggtccggtggaaaaatggcagcgg gtttcacaacgggaggatgacctaatcgaaaatgacctccttatcaccctggtccaggagcgagtctcgttgtgggacacccgggatccactgcactcgaacaacatcacgatccggcggttatggaatgaggtggcccaagcgatgtgggatggctgggacaacgccccgacacgggtccgagctgcatttggtaagtattgcactgcagtgtga